The Natator depressus isolate rNatDep1 chromosome 11, rNatDep2.hap1, whole genome shotgun sequence genome includes a window with the following:
- the LOC141996099 gene encoding 10 kDa heat shock protein, mitochondrial isoform X4 — protein sequence MAGKAFRKFLPLFDRVLVERCAAETVSKGGIMLPEKSQGKVLQATVVAVGSGSKGKSGEIQPVSVKVGEKILLPEYGGTKVVLEDKEYYLFRDGDILGKYVD from the exons GCAGGGAAAGCATTTAGGAAGTTTCTTCCCCTGTTTGACCGTGTTCTGGTTGAAAGATGTGCAGCTGAGACTGTATCCAAAGGAGGCATCATGCTTCCGGAAAAATCTCAAGGAAAAGTGTTACAAGCAACAGTAGTAGCGGTTGGATCAGGATCCAAAGGAAAG AGTGGAGAGATTCAGCCAGTTAGCGTAAAAGTTGGTGAGAAGATTCTGCTGCCAGAATATGGCGGTACTAAAGTAGTACTGGAAGACaag GAGTATTACTTATTTAGAGACGGTGACATTCTTGGAAAGTATGTGGACTAA